A genomic window from Panthera tigris isolate Pti1 chromosome B4, P.tigris_Pti1_mat1.1, whole genome shotgun sequence includes:
- the DTX3 gene encoding probable E3 ubiquitin-protein ligase DTX3 isoform X2, translating into MPILSSSGSKMAACGGTCKNKVTVSKPVWDFLSKETPARLARLREEHRVSILIDGETSDIYVLQLSPQGPPPAPPNGLYLARKALKGLLKEAEKELKKAQRQGELMGCLALGGGGEHPELHRPGPPPPPLRAAPLLPPGARGLPPPPPPLPPPLPPRLREETEEQESTCPICLGEIQNAKTLEKCRHSFCEGCITRALQVKKACPMCGRFYGQLVGNQPQNGRMLVSKDATLLLPSYEKYGTIVIQYVFPPGVQGAEHPNPGVRYPGTTRVAYLPDCPEGNKVLTLFRKAFDQRLTFTIGTSMTTGRPNVITWNDIHHKTSCTGGPQLFGYPDPTYLTRVQEELRAKGITDD; encoded by the exons atgcCAATTCTAAGCTCTTCAGGATCAAA AATGGCAGCCTGTGGAGGCACCTGCAAGAACAAGGTGACTGTCTCTAAGCCTGTGTGGGACTTCCTGAGCAAGGAGACCCCAGCCCGGCTGGCCCGGCTTCGGGAGGAGCACCGTGTGTCCATCCTCATAGACGGCGAGACTTCTGACATCTATGTCCTCCAGCTTTCCCCGCagggccctccccctgctcctcctaaTGGGCTCTACCTGGCCCGGAAGGCTCTCAAGGGGCTGCTGAAAGAGGCCGAGAAAGAGCTGAAGAAAGCTCAGAGGCAGGGAGAGCTTATGGGCTGCCTAGctttggggggtggtggggaacaCCCTGAGCTGCACCGCCcagggcctccccctccccctctgcgagcagccccactcctgcccccaggGGCTCGGGGGCTtcccccgcctcctcctcccctaccccctcctcttcctccccgcCTTCGGGAGGAGACAGAAGAGCAGGAGAGCACCTGCCCCATCTGTCTGGGGGAGATTCAGAATGCCAAGACATTGGAGAAGTGCCGGCACTCATTCTGTGAGGGCTGCATCACCCGAGCCCTGCAGGTGAAAAAGGCCTGTCCCATGTGTGGCCGCTTCTATGGGCAGCTGGTGGGCAACCAGCCCCAGAATGGGCGGATGCTGGTCTCTAAGGACGCCACACTCCTGCTGCCAAGCTATGAGAAGTACGGCACCATCGTCATCCAGTACGTCTTCCCGCCCGGTGTCCAGGGG gctGAACACCCGAACCCAGGAGTTCGGTATCCTGGCACCACACGGGTGGCCTACCTCCCGGACTGCCCTGAGGGCAACAAGGTGCTGACCCTGTTCCGCAAGGCATTTGACCAGCGTCTCACCTTCACTATTGGCACGTCCATGACCACAGGGAGACCGAATGTCATCACCTGGAACGACATCCACCACAAGACCAGCTGCACAGGGGGACCCCAGCT GTTTGGGTACCCGGACCCCACGTACCTGACCCGGGTGCAAGAAGAGCTGAGAGCCAAGGGTATCACAGATGACTGA
- the DTX3 gene encoding probable E3 ubiquitin-protein ligase DTX3 isoform X3, with protein MSFVLSRMAACGGTCKNKVTVSKPVWDFLSKETPARLARLREEHRVSILIDGETSDIYVLQLSPQGPPPAPPNGLYLARKALKGLLKEAEKELKKAQRQGELMGCLALGGGGEHPELHRPGPPPPPLRAAPLLPPGARGLPPPPPPLPPPLPPRLREETEEQESTCPICLGEIQNAKTLEKCRHSFCEGCITRALQVKKACPMCGRFYGQLVGNQPQNGRMLVSKDATLLLPSYEKYGTIVIQYVFPPGVQGAEHPNPGVRYPGTTRVAYLPDCPEGNKVLTLFRKAFDQRLTFTIGTSMTTGRPNVITWNDIHHKTSCTGGPQLFGYPDPTYLTRVQEELRAKGITDD; from the exons A TGTCGTTCGTCCTGTCCAGAATGGCAGCCTGTGGAGGCACCTGCAAGAACAAGGTGACTGTCTCTAAGCCTGTGTGGGACTTCCTGAGCAAGGAGACCCCAGCCCGGCTGGCCCGGCTTCGGGAGGAGCACCGTGTGTCCATCCTCATAGACGGCGAGACTTCTGACATCTATGTCCTCCAGCTTTCCCCGCagggccctccccctgctcctcctaaTGGGCTCTACCTGGCCCGGAAGGCTCTCAAGGGGCTGCTGAAAGAGGCCGAGAAAGAGCTGAAGAAAGCTCAGAGGCAGGGAGAGCTTATGGGCTGCCTAGctttggggggtggtggggaacaCCCTGAGCTGCACCGCCcagggcctccccctccccctctgcgagcagccccactcctgcccccaggGGCTCGGGGGCTtcccccgcctcctcctcccctaccccctcctcttcctccccgcCTTCGGGAGGAGACAGAAGAGCAGGAGAGCACCTGCCCCATCTGTCTGGGGGAGATTCAGAATGCCAAGACATTGGAGAAGTGCCGGCACTCATTCTGTGAGGGCTGCATCACCCGAGCCCTGCAGGTGAAAAAGGCCTGTCCCATGTGTGGCCGCTTCTATGGGCAGCTGGTGGGCAACCAGCCCCAGAATGGGCGGATGCTGGTCTCTAAGGACGCCACACTCCTGCTGCCAAGCTATGAGAAGTACGGCACCATCGTCATCCAGTACGTCTTCCCGCCCGGTGTCCAGGGG gctGAACACCCGAACCCAGGAGTTCGGTATCCTGGCACCACACGGGTGGCCTACCTCCCGGACTGCCCTGAGGGCAACAAGGTGCTGACCCTGTTCCGCAAGGCATTTGACCAGCGTCTCACCTTCACTATTGGCACGTCCATGACCACAGGGAGACCGAATGTCATCACCTGGAACGACATCCACCACAAGACCAGCTGCACAGGGGGACCCCAGCT GTTTGGGTACCCGGACCCCACGTACCTGACCCGGGTGCAAGAAGAGCTGAGAGCCAAGGGTATCACAGATGACTGA
- the DTX3 gene encoding probable E3 ubiquitin-protein ligase DTX3 isoform X1 translates to MPILSSSGSKMAACGGTCKNKVTVSKPVWDFLSKETPARLARLREEHRVSILIDGETSDIYVLQLSPQGPPPAPPNGLYLARKALKGLLKEAEKELKKAQRQGELMGCLALGGGGEHPELHRPGPPPPPLRAAPLLPPGARGLPPPPPPLPPPLPPRLREETEEQESTCPICLGEIQNAKTLEKCRHSFCEGCITRALQVKKACPMCGRFYGQLVGNQPQNGRMLVSKDATLLLPSYEKYGTIVIQYVFPPGVQGAEHPNPGVRYPGTTRVAYLPDCPEGNKVLTLFRKAFDQRLTFTIGTSMTTGRPNVITWNDIHHKTSCTGGPQLCDPPSFSFPWLLPFSPFPVREPHRAPSLWEPPNWRGPPPNYSTIFSVPVSLH, encoded by the exons atgcCAATTCTAAGCTCTTCAGGATCAAA AATGGCAGCCTGTGGAGGCACCTGCAAGAACAAGGTGACTGTCTCTAAGCCTGTGTGGGACTTCCTGAGCAAGGAGACCCCAGCCCGGCTGGCCCGGCTTCGGGAGGAGCACCGTGTGTCCATCCTCATAGACGGCGAGACTTCTGACATCTATGTCCTCCAGCTTTCCCCGCagggccctccccctgctcctcctaaTGGGCTCTACCTGGCCCGGAAGGCTCTCAAGGGGCTGCTGAAAGAGGCCGAGAAAGAGCTGAAGAAAGCTCAGAGGCAGGGAGAGCTTATGGGCTGCCTAGctttggggggtggtggggaacaCCCTGAGCTGCACCGCCcagggcctccccctccccctctgcgagcagccccactcctgcccccaggGGCTCGGGGGCTtcccccgcctcctcctcccctaccccctcctcttcctccccgcCTTCGGGAGGAGACAGAAGAGCAGGAGAGCACCTGCCCCATCTGTCTGGGGGAGATTCAGAATGCCAAGACATTGGAGAAGTGCCGGCACTCATTCTGTGAGGGCTGCATCACCCGAGCCCTGCAGGTGAAAAAGGCCTGTCCCATGTGTGGCCGCTTCTATGGGCAGCTGGTGGGCAACCAGCCCCAGAATGGGCGGATGCTGGTCTCTAAGGACGCCACACTCCTGCTGCCAAGCTATGAGAAGTACGGCACCATCGTCATCCAGTACGTCTTCCCGCCCGGTGTCCAGGGG gctGAACACCCGAACCCAGGAGTTCGGTATCCTGGCACCACACGGGTGGCCTACCTCCCGGACTGCCCTGAGGGCAACAAGGTGCTGACCCTGTTCCGCAAGGCATTTGACCAGCGTCTCACCTTCACTATTGGCACGTCCATGACCACAGGGAGACCGAATGTCATCACCTGGAACGACATCCACCACAAGACCAGCTGCACAGGGGGACCCCAGCTGTGCGACCCTCCTtcgttttcttttccttggctcctccccttctctccatttccagtgAGGGAACCACATCGGGCCCCTTCTCTCTGGGAACCTCCCAACTGGAGAGGACCACCCCCAAACTATTCAACCATCTTTTCCGTCCCGGTTTCTCTACATTAA